A stretch of Bradyrhizobium sp. AZCC 2262 DNA encodes these proteins:
- a CDS encoding (2Fe-2S)-binding protein: MSTVKLTVNGKAVSAEVEDRTLLVHLLRENLNLTGTHVGCDTSQCGACVVHIDGRAVKSCTVLAGQAAGSNVTTIEGIAKGDELHPMQAAFRDNHGLQCGYCTPGMIMSAIDIVHRHSGNLDEATVRHELEGNICRCTGYHNIVKSVLDAAGRMKVSQAAE; this comes from the coding sequence GTGTCTACAGTCAAACTGACCGTGAACGGCAAGGCCGTCTCGGCTGAAGTCGAAGACCGGACCCTTCTCGTCCATCTCCTGCGCGAAAATCTGAACCTGACCGGTACCCATGTCGGCTGCGACACCAGCCAATGCGGCGCCTGCGTCGTCCATATCGATGGCCGGGCGGTAAAGTCCTGCACCGTCCTCGCCGGCCAGGCCGCGGGCTCGAACGTCACCACCATCGAGGGCATCGCAAAAGGCGACGAACTGCACCCGATGCAGGCGGCGTTCCGCGACAATCACGGCCTGCAGTGCGGTTACTGCACCCCGGGCATGATCATGTCGGCGATCGATATTGTGCATCGCCATAGCGGCAACCTCGACGAGGCGACCGTCAGGCACGAACTCGAAGGCAACATCTGCCGCTGCACCGGTTACCACAACATCGTCAAATCGGTACTCGATGCGGCCGGCCGTATGAAGGTTTCGCAGGCAGCGGAATAG
- a CDS encoding xanthine dehydrogenase family protein molybdopterin-binding subunit produces MGVEGIGASVVRKEDRRFITGKGRYVDDIKVVGMTHAHFIRSPHAHAKIKSIDTSAAMKMPGVVGVLTGQQIVDDKIGNLICGWAITSKDGTGMKMGAWPAMAPETVRFVGQAVAVVVAETKNQAKDAAEAVVVNYEELPAVPDIRAAIKPGAPQLHPEAPGNVIYDWVIGDEGATDAAFKSAANVVSLDITNNRLVPNAMEPRAAIAEYNEPEEHFTLYTTSQNPHVARLVLSAFYNIAQEHKLRVVAPDVGGGFGSKIFIYPEEMVALWASKKVGRPVKWTGDRTEAFLTDAHGRDHLTKAEMAFDKDHKVTGLRVKTYANLGGYMSLFSSSVPTYLYATLLSGQYNIPNIFAEVISVYTNTVPVDAYRGAGRPEASFVVERLMETAARQLKVDPAELRRKNFITQFPHQTPVIMAYDIGDFNASLDAAMKAIDYAGFAARKAKAKSEGKLRGIGVSCYIEACGIAPSKAVGSLGAGVGLWESAEVRVNPVGTIEVLTGSHSHGQGHETSFCQLVAERLGIPISQVQIVHGDTDKVQFGMGTYGSRSAAVGLTAILKAMEKVEAKAKKIAAHQLEASENDIVIENGEFKVTGTDKSIALPMVALAAYTAHNLPDGMEPGLKEGAFYDPTNFTFPAGAYICEMEVDAATGKSSFVNFVAADDFGRLINPMIVEGQVHGGLAQGIGQALLEGAVYDSSGQLLTASFMDYTMPRADDLPSFKLSHTTTLCPGNPLGVKGCGEAGAIGASAAVINAITDAIGNNKLEMPATPDRVWHAIHG; encoded by the coding sequence ATGGGCGTTGAAGGCATTGGCGCAAGCGTCGTGCGCAAGGAAGACCGCCGTTTCATTACCGGCAAAGGCCGTTACGTCGACGACATCAAAGTGGTGGGCATGACCCACGCGCACTTCATCCGCAGCCCGCATGCGCATGCCAAGATCAAGAGCATCGACACGTCAGCGGCAATGAAAATGCCGGGCGTGGTCGGCGTGCTGACCGGCCAGCAGATCGTCGACGACAAGATCGGCAATTTGATCTGCGGCTGGGCTATTACCTCCAAGGACGGCACTGGCATGAAGATGGGCGCATGGCCGGCGATGGCGCCGGAGACCGTGCGTTTCGTCGGCCAGGCGGTCGCGGTCGTGGTCGCCGAGACCAAGAACCAGGCCAAGGACGCGGCCGAGGCCGTGGTCGTCAACTATGAGGAATTGCCTGCTGTTCCGGACATCCGCGCCGCGATCAAGCCGGGCGCGCCGCAACTGCACCCGGAAGCGCCGGGAAACGTGATCTATGACTGGGTCATAGGCGACGAAGGCGCAACCGATGCCGCCTTCAAATCAGCGGCCAATGTCGTCTCACTTGACATCACCAACAACCGCCTCGTGCCGAATGCGATGGAGCCGCGCGCGGCGATCGCGGAATACAACGAGCCCGAAGAGCACTTTACGCTCTACACGACGTCGCAGAATCCGCATGTCGCCCGCCTCGTGCTGTCGGCGTTCTACAACATCGCGCAGGAACACAAGCTGCGGGTGGTGGCCCCCGACGTCGGCGGCGGCTTCGGCTCAAAGATTTTCATCTATCCCGAAGAAATGGTGGCGCTGTGGGCCTCCAAGAAGGTCGGCCGTCCGGTGAAGTGGACCGGCGATCGCACCGAAGCCTTTTTGACCGATGCGCACGGCCGCGACCACCTCACCAAGGCGGAGATGGCGTTCGACAAGGACCACAAGGTCACCGGGTTGCGCGTAAAAACCTACGCCAATCTCGGCGGCTACATGTCGCTGTTCTCCTCCTCGGTGCCGACCTATCTCTATGCGACGCTGCTGTCGGGCCAGTACAACATCCCCAACATCTTCGCCGAAGTGATCAGCGTCTACACCAACACCGTGCCGGTCGATGCCTATCGCGGCGCGGGCCGGCCCGAAGCAAGTTTTGTGGTGGAACGGCTGATGGAGACGGCGGCGCGGCAGTTGAAGGTCGATCCGGCAGAGTTGCGCCGCAAGAATTTTATCACGCAGTTCCCGCATCAGACGCCCGTCATCATGGCCTATGACATCGGCGACTTTAATGCCTCGCTCGATGCGGCGATGAAGGCGATCGACTATGCCGGCTTCGCAGCCCGCAAGGCGAAAGCCAAGTCCGAGGGCAAACTCCGCGGCATCGGCGTCTCCTGCTACATCGAGGCGTGCGGTATCGCGCCGTCGAAGGCGGTCGGCAGTCTCGGCGCCGGCGTGGGCCTGTGGGAATCGGCGGAAGTGCGCGTCAATCCGGTCGGCACCATCGAAGTCCTGACGGGATCGCACAGCCACGGCCAGGGCCATGAGACGAGCTTCTGCCAGCTCGTCGCCGAACGCCTGGGCATTCCGATCAGCCAGGTGCAGATCGTCCATGGCGACACCGATAAAGTGCAGTTCGGCATGGGCACCTATGGTTCGCGCTCGGCCGCCGTGGGCCTCACCGCGATCCTGAAGGCGATGGAAAAGGTCGAAGCCAAGGCCAAGAAGATCGCGGCCCATCAGCTCGAGGCGTCCGAGAACGACATCGTCATCGAGAACGGCGAGTTCAAGGTCACCGGCACAGACAAGTCGATCGCGTTGCCGATGGTCGCACTCGCCGCCTACACCGCGCACAATCTGCCTGACGGCATGGAGCCCGGCTTGAAGGAAGGCGCGTTCTACGATCCGACCAACTTCACCTTCCCGGCCGGCGCCTACATCTGCGAAATGGAAGTCGATGCCGCCACCGGCAAGAGCTCTTTCGTCAACTTCGTGGCGGCGGACGACTTTGGGCGGCTGATCAATCCGATGATCGTCGAAGGCCAGGTCCATGGCGGTCTCGCCCAGGGCATCGGCCAGGCGCTGCTCGAGGGCGCGGTGTACGACAGCTCTGGCCAGCTCCTGACGGCGTCGTTCATGGATTACACCATGCCGCGCGCCGACGACCTGCCGTCGTTCAAACTGTCGCACACCACGACGCTGTGTCCGGGCAATCCGCTCGGCGTCAAAGGCTGCGGCGAAGCCGGCGCGATCGGCGCATCGGCCGCGGTGATCAACGCGATCACGGATGCGATCGGCAACAACAAACTCGAAATGCCCGCGACGCCCGATCGCGTCTGGCATGCGATCCACGGCTGA
- a CDS encoding FAD binding domain-containing protein, with product MYQTTYHRPSSIDEAASLFAKGSDAKYLAGGHTLIPVMKQRLASPSDVIDLGKIKELIGIEPSGDGIVIKAATTHYDVATSDTVKKAIPALSYLASLIGDPAVRHRGTIGGSLANNDPAADYPAAVLALGATVKTNKRSISADDFFKGLFTTALEDGEIITAVSFPVQAKAGYSKFNHPASRFALTGVFVARTPGGDVRVAATGASQNGVMRVSAIEAALKANWSAGAIDGVTISAAGLMSDIHGTSDYRANLIKVMAQRAVTAAG from the coding sequence ATGTACCAGACAACCTATCATCGCCCCTCTTCGATCGACGAAGCAGCAAGCCTGTTCGCCAAGGGCTCGGACGCAAAATATCTGGCCGGCGGCCACACCCTGATCCCGGTAATGAAACAGCGGCTGGCCTCGCCATCCGACGTCATCGACCTCGGCAAGATCAAGGAGCTGATCGGCATCGAGCCGAGCGGCGACGGAATAGTAATCAAGGCGGCGACGACCCATTACGACGTGGCCACCAGCGACACTGTTAAAAAGGCGATCCCGGCGCTTTCTTACCTCGCCTCACTGATCGGCGATCCGGCCGTGCGGCATCGCGGCACCATCGGCGGCTCACTCGCCAACAACGATCCCGCGGCCGATTATCCGGCGGCGGTGCTGGCGCTCGGCGCCACCGTGAAGACCAACAAGCGTTCGATATCGGCGGATGATTTCTTCAAGGGCCTGTTCACGACGGCACTTGAGGACGGCGAAATCATCACCGCCGTGTCGTTCCCGGTTCAGGCCAAAGCGGGCTATTCGAAGTTCAACCATCCGGCGTCGCGCTTCGCCCTGACCGGCGTGTTCGTCGCCAGGACACCGGGAGGTGACGTCCGCGTCGCCGCCACCGGCGCGTCACAGAACGGCGTGATGCGGGTGTCCGCGATCGAGGCCGCGCTCAAGGCCAACTGGTCGGCAGGCGCGATCGACGGCGTCACTATTTCCGCCGCTGGCCTGATGAGCGATATTCACGGAACATCGGACTATCGCGCCAACCTGATCAAGGTGATGGCGCAGCGCGCGGTGACCGCCGCGGGCTGA
- a CDS encoding CaiB/BaiF CoA transferase family protein has translation MLDKPAAQSAARTSGPLADFRIVEFAGIGPGPFACMLLADMGAEVVTLDRIGAGKNLKAVAVRGRKVIELDLKDKAAIAQVLDLLAGADALIEGFRPGVMERLGLGPDVVLARNPKLVYGRMTGWGQEGPLANAAGHDINYISITGALAAIGTKEKPVPPLNLVGDFGGGALYLVVGVLAAMLEASRSGKGQVVDTAMCDGAASLMSMFFDMSAMGRWTEGRDQNFLDGGAHFYGVYECSCGNFISIGSIEPQFYALLRKHADLTDADFDAQMDRKAWPALKEKLTKVFKSKTREDWCKIMEGTDICFAPILTMAEAPKHPHMAARKVFVERHGVTQPAPAPRFSRTPSAIREPEVAKIADVTSAWKR, from the coding sequence GTGCTCGACAAACCAGCCGCCCAATCCGCTGCCCGCACCTCCGGCCCGCTCGCCGACTTCCGCATCGTCGAATTCGCCGGCATCGGTCCCGGTCCCTTCGCCTGCATGCTGCTGGCGGATATGGGCGCCGAGGTCGTTACGCTCGACCGCATCGGCGCCGGCAAGAACCTGAAGGCGGTCGCGGTGCGCGGCCGCAAGGTCATCGAGCTTGATCTGAAGGATAAAGCCGCCATCGCGCAGGTCCTCGACCTGCTCGCCGGCGCAGACGCACTGATCGAGGGGTTCCGCCCCGGTGTGATGGAACGTCTCGGCCTCGGCCCGGACGTCGTGCTCGCGCGCAACCCGAAGCTGGTCTATGGCCGCATGACGGGCTGGGGTCAGGAAGGCCCGCTGGCGAACGCCGCCGGCCACGACATCAACTACATCTCGATAACCGGCGCACTCGCCGCGATCGGGACGAAGGAAAAACCGGTGCCGCCGCTCAACCTGGTCGGCGATTTCGGCGGCGGTGCGCTTTACCTCGTGGTCGGCGTGCTTGCCGCTATGCTGGAAGCCTCAAGGTCGGGCAAGGGCCAGGTGGTGGACACCGCGATGTGCGACGGCGCCGCGTCGCTGATGTCGATGTTCTTCGATATGAGCGCGATGGGACGCTGGACCGAAGGACGCGACCAGAACTTCCTCGACGGCGGCGCGCATTTCTACGGCGTCTATGAGTGCTCCTGTGGCAACTTCATTTCGATCGGTTCGATCGAGCCGCAGTTCTACGCGCTGCTGCGCAAACATGCCGACCTGACCGACGCTGATTTCGATGCGCAGATGGACCGCAAGGCCTGGCCCGCGCTGAAGGAAAAGCTGACAAAAGTGTTCAAGAGTAAGACCCGTGAGGATTGGTGCAAGATCATGGAAGGCACCGACATCTGCTTCGCGCCGATTCTGACCATGGCGGAAGCGCCAAAACACCCGCACATGGCGGCGCGCAAGGTGTTCGTCGAGCGGCATGGCGTGACCCAACCTGCGCCCGCGCCGCGTTTCTCGCGCACGCCGTCAGCGATCCGCGAGCCAGAGGTGGCCAAGATCGCCGATGTAACTAGCGCGTGGAAGAGATAA
- the hppD gene encoding 4-hydroxyphenylpyruvate dioxygenase, translating into MGPFPHDAPAATISADNPMGTDGFEFVEYAHPKPEELHALFKLMGYAPVARHKTKKITVYRQGDINYLVNEESGTHGHGFVAAHGPCAPSMAFRVVDAKLAYERALSLGAEPADVSSAQKTLDVPAIKGIGGSVLYFVDRYGAKGSAYDLEFEWLGAKDPRPAGAGLYYIDHLTHNVHRGRMDVWTGFYEKLFNFRQIRFFDIEGRASGLFSRALTSPDGKIRIPINEDAGDSGQIEEYLNIYRGEGIQHIACGARDIHVTVERLREAGLPFMPSPPDTYFEKIDTRLPRHGEDVVRLQRNGILIDGEGVVEGGHTKVLLQIFSANAIGPIFFEFIQRKGDDGFGEGNFKALFESIEEDQIRRGVLKVGNAA; encoded by the coding sequence ATGGGTCCGTTTCCGCACGACGCACCAGCCGCCACCATCAGCGCCGACAATCCGATGGGCACCGACGGCTTTGAGTTCGTCGAATACGCGCACCCGAAGCCTGAAGAGTTGCACGCGCTGTTCAAGCTGATGGGCTACGCGCCGGTCGCCCGGCACAAGACCAAGAAGATCACGGTCTACCGCCAGGGCGATATCAATTATCTCGTCAACGAGGAGTCTGGTACCCACGGCCACGGCTTCGTCGCCGCGCACGGGCCCTGCGCGCCGTCGATGGCGTTTCGCGTGGTCGATGCGAAGCTGGCCTATGAGAGGGCACTCTCGCTTGGTGCGGAGCCGGCGGATGTGTCTTCGGCGCAGAAGACGCTCGACGTTCCCGCCATCAAGGGTATCGGCGGCAGCGTGCTCTATTTCGTCGATCGTTACGGCGCCAAGGGATCGGCCTATGACCTCGAGTTCGAATGGCTTGGCGCAAAGGACCCGCGCCCCGCTGGCGCCGGGCTCTATTACATCGATCACCTCACCCACAACGTCCATCGCGGCCGCATGGATGTCTGGACCGGCTTCTACGAAAAGCTGTTCAACTTCCGCCAGATCCGTTTTTTCGACATCGAGGGCCGCGCGTCCGGCCTGTTCTCCCGCGCCCTGACCAGCCCGGACGGCAAGATCCGGATCCCGATCAACGAGGACGCCGGCGATTCCGGACAGATCGAGGAATATCTCAACATCTATCGCGGCGAGGGCATCCAGCACATCGCCTGTGGCGCGCGGGACATCCACGTCACCGTCGAGCGGCTGCGAGAGGCAGGATTGCCGTTCATGCCGTCACCGCCGGATACCTATTTCGAGAAGATCGACACGCGCCTGCCGCGGCACGGCGAGGACGTCGTTCGCCTGCAGCGCAACGGCATCCTGATCGACGGTGAGGGCGTGGTCGAAGGCGGCCACACCAAGGTGCTGCTGCAGATTTTTTCGGCGAACGCGATCGGACCGATCTTCTTCGAATTCATCCAGCGCAAGGGCGACGACGGGTTCGGCGAGGGCAATTTCAAGGCGCTGTTCGAATCGATCGAGGAGGATCAGATTCGCAGGGGCGTGTTGAAGGTCGGTAACGCGGCCTGA
- a CDS encoding Lrp/AsnC family transcriptional regulator has product MISVDTFDLKMLAALQDDGRLTNQQLADLVGLSASQCSRRRMRLEEEKVIAGYHADLAGEALGFNLIAFIHITLATHSPDNAKKFRELVNRVDDIQEAYSLTGDADYVLKVVLRDLKNLSSLVNDVLMPHQSVAHVRSSIVLDRLKERARLPLKEMKRQDS; this is encoded by the coding sequence ATGATCTCGGTGGACACCTTCGACCTCAAAATGCTGGCCGCGTTGCAGGACGACGGCCGCCTGACCAACCAGCAGCTCGCTGATCTCGTGGGCCTGTCGGCCTCGCAATGCTCGCGGCGGCGGATGCGGCTGGAGGAGGAGAAGGTGATCGCGGGCTACCACGCCGACCTCGCTGGCGAGGCGCTCGGCTTCAACCTGATCGCCTTCATCCACATCACGCTGGCGACGCATTCGCCCGACAACGCCAAGAAATTCCGTGAACTGGTCAACCGCGTCGACGATATCCAGGAAGCGTACTCGCTGACCGGCGATGCGGATTATGTCTTGAAGGTGGTGCTGCGCGACCTCAAGAACCTCTCCAGCCTCGTCAACGACGTGCTGATGCCGCACCAGAGCGTCGCCCATGTGCGCTCGTCAATCGTGCTGGACCGGTTGAAGGAGCGCGCGAGGTTGCCGCTGAAGGAGATGAAGCGTCAGGATTCGTGA
- a CDS encoding DUF1272 domain-containing protein translates to MALQLRPNCEYCDKDLPPNAADARICSYECTFCADCVDNKLHNVCPNCGGGFAPRPIRPATERRPGVCVTKQLPSDKRVHLKFSVEDVAAHSARLRDIPPQER, encoded by the coding sequence ATGGCGCTGCAACTCCGGCCGAACTGCGAATATTGCGACAAGGACCTGCCGCCGAATGCGGCGGACGCGCGGATATGTTCCTACGAATGCACGTTCTGCGCGGATTGCGTGGACAACAAGCTGCATAATGTCTGCCCGAACTGCGGCGGCGGTTTCGCGCCGCGGCCGATCCGTCCCGCCACTGAGCGGCGACCCGGCGTGTGCGTCACCAAGCAATTGCCATCGGATAAGCGGGTCCATCTGAAATTCAGCGTCGAGGACGTCGCCGCGCATTCGGCAAGGCTGCGGGACATTCCGCCGCAAGAGCGCTGA
- the fahA gene encoding fumarylacetoacetase has translation MPHPNDPKLRSFIDVAADSHFPIQNLPYGVFSAKDGLAPRIGVAIGDYVLDLWQLAQDCRFDVVEPAVFAAPQLNAFMALGPKVWSNTRARISELLRHDHPELRDNEKLRKRALVPMADVKLHMPFAVSGYTDFYSSKEHATNVGVMFRGKDNALQPNWLHMPIGYNGRASTVVVSGTPVRRPRGQLKPPTADVPSFGPCKRLDFELEMGVVVGQPSVMGEMLTEKQAEEMIFGFVILNDWSARDIQQWEYVPLGPFQAKVFATSISPWVVTREALEPFRLQGPAQDPKPLPYLQQVQPNNYDMALEVGLRAAQMNALKNISRTNFKYMYWSSVQQLVHHASSGCAMNVGDLLGSGTISGPEKDQRGSLLEISWNGTEPVELAGGVKRTFLEDGDSLVMRGWCQGDGYRVGFGEVEGTILAAE, from the coding sequence GTGCCCCATCCCAACGACCCCAAACTCCGCTCCTTCATCGACGTCGCGGCCGATTCCCACTTCCCGATCCAGAATCTCCCCTACGGCGTGTTCTCCGCCAAGGACGGGCTCGCCCCGCGCATAGGCGTCGCGATCGGCGATTATGTGCTGGATCTCTGGCAGCTCGCACAGGATTGCCGCTTCGATGTCGTCGAACCCGCAGTGTTCGCAGCACCTCAGCTCAATGCGTTCATGGCGCTGGGGCCAAAGGTCTGGTCGAACACGCGCGCGCGGATCAGCGAGTTGCTGCGGCACGACCATCCCGAACTGCGCGACAATGAAAAACTTCGCAAGCGCGCGCTGGTGCCGATGGCTGATGTCAAGCTGCACATGCCGTTCGCCGTCTCCGGCTACACCGATTTCTATTCGTCAAAGGAGCACGCCACCAATGTCGGCGTCATGTTCCGCGGCAAGGACAACGCGCTGCAGCCGAACTGGCTGCACATGCCAATCGGCTATAACGGCCGTGCCTCGACCGTCGTGGTCAGCGGCACGCCGGTGCGCCGGCCGCGCGGGCAGTTGAAGCCGCCGACCGCCGATGTGCCGAGTTTTGGGCCCTGCAAGCGGCTCGATTTCGAGCTGGAAATGGGCGTGGTGGTCGGCCAGCCGTCGGTGATGGGCGAAATGCTCACCGAGAAGCAGGCCGAGGAAATGATCTTCGGCTTCGTGATCCTGAACGACTGGAGCGCACGCGACATCCAGCAGTGGGAGTACGTGCCGCTCGGGCCATTCCAGGCCAAGGTGTTCGCGACCTCGATCAGCCCGTGGGTGGTGACGCGCGAGGCGCTGGAGCCGTTTCGATTGCAGGGACCGGCGCAGGATCCAAAACCGCTGCCGTATCTGCAGCAGGTGCAGCCGAACAATTACGACATGGCGCTCGAAGTCGGCCTGCGCGCGGCGCAGATGAATGCGCTCAAGAACATCAGCCGCACCAATTTCAAATACATGTACTGGTCGTCGGTGCAGCAGCTCGTGCACCATGCGTCGTCGGGCTGTGCCATGAATGTCGGCGATCTCTTGGGGAGCGGCACCATCTCAGGTCCGGAGAAGGACCAGCGTGGCAGCCTGTTAGAGATAAGTTGGAACGGTACCGAGCCGGTGGAGTTGGCCGGCGGCGTGAAGCGGACGTTCCTGGAGGATGGCGATTCGCTGGTGATGCGCGGCTGGTGCCAGGGCGACGGCTACCGTGTCGGCTTCGGCGAGGTCGAGGGGACGATTTTGGCGGCGGAGTGA
- the hmgA gene encoding homogentisate 1,2-dioxygenase codes for MNINTSPDQIVRSSAQLTPGYMSGFGNSFETEALPGALPMGRNSPQRCAYGLYAEQLSGSPFTAPRGSNERSWLYRIRPSVKHSGRFEKADAGLWRTAPCHEYELPIAQLRWDPAPIPKDDMTFLQGVQTMTTAGDANTQAGMAAHVYLVTKSMVDQHFYNADGEMMFVAQQGNLRLVTEFGRIDIEPGEIAVIPRGVKFRVEISSGPARGYLCENYGGAFTLPERGPIGANCLANSRDFLTPVASYEDKDTPTELYVKWGGSLFKTTLPHSPIDVVAWHGNYAPYKYDLRTFSPVGAIGFDHPDPSIFTVLTSPSETAGTANIDFVIFPERWAVAENTFRPPWYHMNIMSEFMGLIYGVYDAKPEGFVPGGISLHNMMLPHGPDRQAFDHASNGELKPVKLTGTMAFMFETRFPQRVTAHAAKSATLQDDYADCWKGLEKRFDPNKP; via the coding sequence ATGAATATCAACACCTCGCCCGATCAGATCGTTCGCAGCTCCGCGCAACTGACGCCGGGCTACATGTCCGGCTTCGGCAACAGTTTTGAGACCGAGGCGCTGCCCGGCGCGTTGCCGATGGGGCGCAACTCGCCGCAGCGCTGCGCCTACGGGCTCTATGCCGAACAGCTTTCCGGCTCGCCCTTCACCGCGCCGCGCGGCAGCAACGAGCGCTCGTGGCTCTATCGCATCCGCCCGTCGGTGAAACATTCGGGGCGGTTCGAAAAGGCCGATGCCGGGCTGTGGCGCACCGCGCCGTGCCACGAATACGAACTGCCGATCGCGCAACTGCGCTGGGACCCGGCGCCGATCCCGAAGGACGACATGACCTTCCTGCAGGGCGTGCAGACCATGACGACGGCGGGCGACGCCAACACCCAGGCCGGCATGGCGGCGCATGTCTATCTCGTCACCAAGTCGATGGTCGATCAGCACTTCTACAATGCCGACGGCGAGATGATGTTCGTGGCCCAGCAGGGCAATCTGCGCCTCGTCACCGAATTCGGCCGCATCGATATCGAGCCGGGCGAGATCGCCGTGATCCCGCGCGGCGTGAAATTCCGCGTCGAGATTTCGTCAGGCCCCGCGCGTGGCTATCTCTGCGAAAATTACGGCGGCGCCTTCACGCTGCCGGAGCGCGGGCCGATCGGCGCCAACTGCCTCGCCAATTCGCGCGACTTCCTTACCCCCGTAGCCAGCTATGAGGACAAGGACACGCCGACCGAGCTCTACGTGAAATGGGGTGGTTCGCTGTTCAAGACAACCTTGCCGCATTCGCCGATCGACGTGGTGGCGTGGCACGGCAATTACGCACCTTACAAATACGATCTGCGCACCTTCTCGCCGGTCGGCGCGATCGGCTTCGACCATCCCGACCCGTCGATCTTCACGGTTTTGACCTCGCCATCGGAAACCGCGGGCACCGCGAATATCGATTTTGTCATCTTCCCGGAGCGCTGGGCGGTCGCCGAAAACACGTTCCGTCCGCCCTGGTATCACATGAACATCATGTCGGAGTTCATGGGGCTGATCTATGGTGTCTACGACGCCAAGCCGGAAGGCTTTGTTCCGGGCGGCATCTCGCTGCACAACATGATGCTGCCGCATGGTCCGGATCGCCAGGCGTTCGATCATGCCAGCAATGGCGAATTGAAGCCGGTGAAGCTGACGGGCACCATGGCCTTCATGTTCGAGACGCGTTTTCCGCAGCGTGTCACCGCGCACGCAGCGAAGTCGGCGACGTTGCAGGATGACTACGCCGATTGCTGGAAGGGACTGGAGAAGCGGTTCGATCCGAACAAGCCGTAA
- a CDS encoding MBL fold metallo-hydrolase, with the protein MAKGFASTTDLAEKKITFSEIGTDLYAFTAEGDPNSAIIVGDDGCLVFDAQSTPAMANKVIERVRTVTDKPIKYVVLSHYHAVRVLGASAYKAQGIVASAETYRLIEERGQQDWDSEYGRFPRLFQDAESIPGLTWPTLTFEGEMSIYLGKREVRLMQLGAGHTSGDIVAWVPDAEVMFSGDLIEYHSACYCGDAHLREWPATLNEIRAFNPKAIAPGRGDALKGLSTGRDAIAMTRDFVTSLYGAAESSVAKDRTLKETMAATREVMDPKFSSFAIYEHCLPFNVSRAFDEASGIDDPVIWTDKRDQEMWAALQGGG; encoded by the coding sequence ATGGCCAAAGGTTTCGCGTCCACCACGGATCTGGCGGAGAAGAAGATCACCTTCTCCGAAATCGGCACCGATCTCTACGCGTTCACCGCCGAGGGTGATCCGAACTCCGCCATCATCGTCGGCGACGACGGCTGCCTGGTGTTCGACGCGCAGTCGACGCCGGCGATGGCCAACAAAGTGATCGAACGGGTTCGCACGGTTACCGACAAGCCGATCAAATATGTCGTGCTGTCGCATTACCACGCGGTGCGCGTGCTCGGCGCTTCCGCCTACAAGGCGCAGGGCATCGTGGCCTCGGCGGAAACCTACCGGCTGATCGAGGAGCGCGGTCAGCAGGATTGGGATTCCGAGTATGGCCGTTTCCCGCGCCTGTTCCAGGATGCCGAGAGCATTCCCGGCCTGACCTGGCCGACGCTGACCTTCGAAGGCGAGATGTCGATTTACTTAGGAAAACGCGAGGTGCGGCTGATGCAGCTTGGCGCCGGGCATACGTCGGGCGATATCGTCGCCTGGGTGCCAGATGCCGAAGTCATGTTCTCCGGCGATCTCATTGAATACCACTCGGCCTGCTATTGCGGCGACGCGCATTTGCGCGAATGGCCTGCCACGCTGAACGAAATTCGCGCCTTCAATCCCAAGGCGATTGCGCCGGGCCGGGGCGACGCGCTGAAGGGACTTTCGACCGGGCGCGACGCGATCGCGATGACGCGTGATTTCGTCACCTCGCTCTATGGTGCGGCGGAGAGCTCCGTCGCCAAGGACCGCACACTGAAGGAGACCATGGCCGCGACCCGCGAGGTGATGGATCCGAAATTCTCCAGCTTTGCCATTTACGAGCACTGCCTGCCGTTCAACGTCTCGCGCGCGTTCGACGAGGCTTCGGGGATCGACGATCCCGTGATCTGGACCGACAAGCGCGACCAGGAAATGTGGGCCGCCCTGCAAGGAGGAGGATGA
- a CDS encoding DUF2783 domain-containing protein, with the protein MALSTASNFAKPDDAFRAIVEAHRGLSDEQSADLDAALVLVLANHIGDIAVLHEAIVLAKRRMLDASQQQQQQQ; encoded by the coding sequence ATGGCGCTATCGACTGCTTCGAATTTTGCCAAGCCCGACGACGCGTTTCGTGCCATCGTCGAGGCGCATCGGGGCTTAAGCGACGAACAGAGCGCCGATCTCGACGCCGCGCTGGTTCTGGTGCTTGCCAATCACATCGGGGATATCGCCGTGTTGCACGAAGCGATCGTGCTCGCCAAGCGGCGAATGCTCGACGCGAGCCAACAGCAACAACAGCAGCAATAG